In a genomic window of Rhodovulum sp. P5:
- a CDS encoding translocation/assembly module TamB domain-containing protein, with protein MRRILICLVIVASPAPALAQESEDGGGFIENFLESKLSGAGREVTVTGFEGALSSRATMEELVIADEDGPWLILRGAVLDWSRAALLRGRIDIKELTADEILLPRLPKSEGDKATVKDSEAKPFSLPDLPVSIEIGKISTEKLELGEALIGQDAVLTIDGAVRLAGGEGGVDLTATRTDAEGNFKLAAGYSNETEILSLYLAMTEGQGGIAASLLTLPGAPSLDLSVIGEGPLSRFGADLRLATDGVQRVAGRVTLAEPEGDPGTNAFTLAVAGDLRPLMEDRFRPFFGERTSVSAKGTRYSDGALDLEDLQVAADALNLTGTLELSPSGLPERFSLDGRLDGPVVLPVPGPAARVDGVDLVARFDEDEGDSWSAQAVLDGFSRDGLSIARADLAGSGTIRPENPASVTADVVFKAEGLDHNDPALAQAMGRGAEGSAAVTWEQGGQATLRNLLLTAGNIRVMADATLNELADGLPVEGQARLSVGDLSRLGSLAGRDLGGSAEARVSGRYGLLDGIFDVTLDAATQDLAAGIPQLDPLLAGRGTVGLSAARGPEGTTLRDLDVQTDAVTLAANASLSASTGGGKVRGEIHDLSLVDPNLSGPATVTADAAWEADGNLRLERFTILGAGAEIDGTGTIKPDDPDLPVDADLSFAVADLSAFSGLAGQTLAGTLKGTASLAGAVNADLEVAADLTGTGVATGIAEADKLIDGQVAASVRGSRKEGVIRVDALQADTPQLTVHADPAGNGGLNVAARLSDLALLVPNFAGPVTLDGQVRPRGANWGLDLDLVAPGGTTATVRGTLAQDASTADLTLSGGLPLGLANAFIAPQSIDGQLRFDLALDGPLDLASLSGRVSASGGRVAIPSASLAIEDLGGTVDLSNSTAQINVAGALGAGRVAVRGPVNLTAPFNGDLTVTLDGAELRDPTLYQTTLDGQVTMSGPLTGGASIGGRIDVGRTEVMVPSSGSGAGGPIPDIVHIGASSAVQGTRVKAGLIKTSSEGGSSGPGYPLDLVISAPSQIFVRGRGLEAELGGRMRLRGTTSDIVPEGQFDLIRGRLDIMTQRFDLDEGRVSLQGALEPYILFVVDTQRGDTDFEIRVEGRARQPEITFNSSPELPEDEVLAQLLFGEKIDSLSAFQAVQLAAAASELAGGGEGFFGNLRRNIGLDQLDVTTGADGGAQVAAGKYISDNLYSEVVVNSEGQTEIHLNLDVTRSLSVTGSVDDQGDTGIGFFFQRDY; from the coding sequence CGCGGTCGCATCGACATCAAGGAACTGACCGCGGATGAAATCCTCCTGCCGCGCCTGCCCAAATCGGAAGGCGACAAGGCGACGGTCAAGGATTCCGAGGCCAAGCCGTTCTCTTTGCCCGATCTGCCCGTGTCCATCGAGATCGGAAAGATTTCGACCGAGAAACTGGAACTTGGCGAGGCCTTGATCGGGCAGGACGCCGTGCTGACCATCGATGGCGCCGTGCGGCTGGCCGGGGGCGAAGGCGGGGTCGATCTGACCGCGACGCGCACCGATGCTGAGGGCAATTTCAAGCTGGCGGCGGGCTATAGCAACGAGACCGAGATCCTGTCCCTCTACCTTGCCATGACCGAAGGGCAGGGCGGGATTGCCGCCAGCCTGCTGACCCTGCCCGGGGCCCCGTCGCTGGATCTTTCCGTGATCGGAGAGGGGCCGTTGTCCCGTTTCGGTGCGGATTTGCGGCTGGCGACCGATGGTGTGCAGCGGGTCGCGGGACGGGTCACCCTGGCCGAGCCCGAGGGGGACCCGGGCACCAACGCCTTTACCCTTGCCGTTGCGGGCGACTTGCGGCCGCTGATGGAAGACCGGTTCCGCCCGTTCTTCGGTGAACGCACGTCGGTCAGTGCCAAGGGGACACGGTATTCCGATGGTGCGCTCGATCTGGAGGATCTTCAGGTCGCGGCCGATGCGCTCAATCTCACCGGGACACTGGAACTCTCGCCCTCGGGCTTGCCCGAAAGGTTTTCCCTTGATGGGCGTCTCGATGGCCCCGTCGTCCTGCCGGTGCCCGGCCCCGCCGCCAGGGTCGATGGCGTCGATCTGGTCGCCCGCTTCGACGAAGACGAAGGGGATAGTTGGTCGGCGCAGGCGGTGCTTGACGGGTTCTCTCGGGATGGCCTGTCCATCGCACGTGCGGACCTGGCCGGTTCCGGTACGATCCGGCCGGAAAACCCGGCATCGGTCACCGCCGATGTCGTCTTCAAGGCAGAGGGGCTCGACCACAACGACCCGGCCCTTGCGCAGGCGATGGGACGCGGGGCCGAAGGATCGGCGGCCGTGACATGGGAGCAGGGGGGGCAGGCGACGCTCCGCAACCTCTTGCTGACTGCGGGGAATATCCGCGTCATGGCCGATGCCACGTTGAACGAACTGGCCGACGGTCTGCCGGTCGAGGGGCAGGCACGGCTGTCCGTGGGGGACCTGTCGCGCCTTGGCTCCCTTGCCGGCCGCGATCTTGGCGGGTCGGCAGAGGCGCGGGTGTCTGGCCGGTACGGTCTCCTCGACGGGATCTTCGACGTCACCCTTGATGCCGCCACCCAGGATCTGGCCGCGGGCATTCCGCAACTGGACCCGCTGCTGGCCGGGCGCGGCACCGTTGGCCTGTCCGCTGCGCGCGGACCCGAAGGGACGACGCTGCGCGATCTGGATGTCCAGACCGATGCCGTGACCCTTGCCGCGAATGCATCGCTTTCCGCCTCGACCGGCGGGGGCAAGGTGCGCGGAGAGATTCACGACCTGTCGCTTGTCGACCCGAATCTCAGCGGTCCGGCCACCGTGACCGCCGATGCCGCGTGGGAGGCCGACGGAAATCTCAGGCTTGAACGGTTCACGATCCTTGGGGCCGGGGCCGAAATCGACGGGACCGGAACCATCAAGCCCGACGATCCGGACCTGCCGGTCGATGCCGATCTGTCCTTCGCCGTGGCCGATCTGTCGGCTTTTTCCGGGTTGGCCGGGCAGACGCTGGCGGGGACACTCAAAGGTACCGCAAGCCTTGCGGGCGCCGTGAATGCCGATCTTGAGGTGGCGGCCGATTTGACGGGAACCGGCGTTGCCACCGGAATTGCAGAGGCTGACAAGCTGATCGATGGGCAGGTCGCCGCTTCGGTCCGTGGGTCGCGCAAGGAGGGGGTCATTCGCGTCGACGCGCTGCAGGCGGACACTCCGCAACTGACCGTGCACGCCGATCCTGCCGGAAATGGCGGCCTGAACGTGGCGGCCCGCCTGTCGGATCTTGCGCTTCTGGTGCCGAACTTCGCCGGTCCCGTGACGCTGGACGGGCAGGTGCGTCCGCGCGGCGCCAATTGGGGCCTCGATCTCGATCTTGTCGCACCGGGGGGCACCACGGCGACCGTGCGCGGGACCCTCGCGCAGGACGCATCGACGGCGGATCTGACGCTGAGCGGCGGGCTGCCCTTGGGGCTGGCCAATGCCTTCATCGCCCCGCAAAGCATAGATGGGCAACTCCGGTTCGATCTGGCGCTCGACGGCCCCCTTGATCTTGCATCGCTGTCGGGCCGGGTGTCGGCATCGGGCGGGCGCGTGGCGATACCCTCGGCAAGCCTGGCCATCGAGGACCTCGGGGGCACCGTCGATCTGTCGAATTCCACGGCACAAATCAACGTCGCCGGTGCGTTGGGGGCTGGCCGCGTGGCCGTGCGCGGGCCGGTCAACCTGACAGCACCTTTCAACGGCGACCTGACCGTAACGCTTGATGGGGCCGAGTTGCGTGACCCCACCCTTTACCAGACGACCCTGGACGGGCAGGTGACGATGTCTGGCCCCCTGACCGGCGGCGCCAGCATCGGCGGGCGGATCGATGTCGGCCGGACCGAAGTGATGGTTCCCTCGTCCGGCTCGGGCGCGGGTGGGCCGATCCCGGATATCGTGCATATCGGCGCGTCCTCGGCCGTGCAGGGAACGCGGGTCAAGGCCGGGCTCATCAAGACCAGCAGCGAGGGCGGAAGCAGCGGCCCCGGCTATCCGCTGGATCTGGTCATCTCGGCGCCGTCCCAGATCTTCGTGCGCGGCCGCGGGCTGGAGGCCGAGCTTGGCGGGCGGATGCGCCTCAGGGGCACGACGTCGGATATCGTACCGGAAGGGCAGTTCGACCTGATCCGCGGGCGGCTCGACATCATGACCCAGCGCTTCGATCTTGATGAAGGGCGGGTGTCGCTTCAGGGGGCGCTGGAGCCATATATCCTGTTCGTCGTCGATACCCAGCGCGGCGATACCGATTTTGAAATCCGGGTCGAAGGGCGGGCCAGACAACCCGAGATCACGTTCAACTCATCCCCCGAGCTGCCCGAGGACGAGGTTCTGGCGCAACTTCTGTTCGGCGAAAAGATCGATAGCCTGTCGGCCTTCCAGGCGGTGCAGCTTGCCGCGGCGGCCTCCGAACTCGCGGGTGGGGGCGAAGGATTCTTCGGAAACCTGCGCCGGAACATCGGGCTTGACCAACTGGACGTGACCACAGGTGCCGATGGCGGCGCGCAGGTCGCCGCGGGCAAGTATATCAGCGACAACCTTTATTCCGAAGTCGTGGTGAACTCCGAAGGGCAGACCGAAATCCACCTCAACCTTGACGTCACGCGCAGCCTTTCCGTCACCGGCAGCGTCGACGATCAGGGCGATACCGGGATCGGCTTCTTCTTCCAGCGCGACTACTGA